The DNA segment catttgttattaaatttactTGTGAAACAACTGCAACAATAATATCATCTCCTTTGGCTATACTTTTCCTAGGAGGATTATCATTTCTTACTTTGTGCCTACACTGTGGTACATGATGGTCTGACTTTCCACACACGAAACAAATTCCTTTCTTCTTAAAAGTGGGGTTAGATATGTTAGGACgagattttcaaaaattattttttctattgtgATCAGGTTTGTGTTCGTACCTTTTTGGAGTAGGTCTGTCTTCTACCATATTTGTTTTTGCAGACAAGGCTTTGGCCCATGTAGTAGCACATTCCTTCCTATTGGtatattcaataattattgTGTGTGATGAGTTTTGAAAGTGACATTTGATTTTGTCTATGTTTTAGCTATCTAGGATGGTGGCCTTTTTTCGATCAGAAGTTTTGAAACAAATCAATCCGGTAGAAGAATGTTCTCTACCTTTATATCTTCAAGCAGTTTGTGGTACtcattaatttgaaactttatATCCTTATATTCAATCATTTCCCAATGGTAGTAGTTCCCAATAATGAACCTTTATTGGACGACATCTTCAGCAGTGTATTTGAGAATCGATGAATCCTAAATACCCTTCACCTCCTTATAGGAATAGTACACATTAAACAAATTGTTAGAAAGTGCACTACGTAAAGTATGTCGGCATACTTTGCATGAATCTAATCTtcaatttgttttgaatttagAGGAAGACATGAGTTTGGTTTTAGAGATGAAAGAGCAAAAACGACTTTGTAcatgtcaaaatgggttgatACACGTTCTTGCTAGCGTTGAAAATTCTAACCAAAGAGGACTTCGATTTTTGACACATCTAGAAAAGGTTTTACAAAGATTGTTTGAGCTCTAGAAACAATATTATGATTCTTCAGGTTTGAATTGTTGTTGTTAGCCATAAGTCCATAAAATTGTTATAGAAAAGCTGACACAAAACACAAACAGAGATTTCTCGAGGTGTGTAGATCATTgcccttaaggacttatccacGGTGTGTTGTGCAAGCCCCATAATACAACAAGAACTTCCTAAAAATTTCCGAAGATATCATAACTAGCAAAAGAACTTTAAAAGAGTATAAGAATAAACTCATGATTTTAcatgaaagaaaggaaaaaatgaagaaattaagaaaagagaatgagaaaagTGTTGTGTGATTTGAAGGTGAGCATAGgcttctatttatagagtttgtGAACCAGCCATAAAGCCCATGATCCAAAAGATCCCCCAAAAATTTGCTAGTGAATACGGTTTTAACAAAAAAACgttgaaaacaaaacaatagaTGTTGGGAACGTGTCTTGCGGAATATCGTTGGAAGTAGAATGAGACTTGCGGGCAAAGCTCGAGGGCCATGTACGTCAACTATGATTCTTCCGCAACTAAGGGCATTAACTTTTGCAATATAAAGTTGGTTTTACAACACTTTTAACCTAAAACCTTAAGGTAATGAGTTAATGGTTCTTCCCCTTTATATAATGTTccacttttttatttctatccaATATGAGATTCAGACTCACTTGGATTTAGAAGAATGCATCACACACATGCCATAAAGGAGTTATTCACATTGTAGTTTCAACCGCCCAATTTTTCTCAGGGTCCATAGTTAGATTTACTTACGAATATGGAACTTGAATTgacaattttattaaagaaagatAATTTCGTTTGGAATGAGTATGCTACACTAACTTTGTGGCATTGAAAATAACAATCACCTCATCACCTTTTATCTTTATCCAATTTTTTCTAAGTCATTtgcttgttcacttgagtggatttggggagagtaattgagagaatttgaagataaatttttttgttgtttatttgagtagatttggagataagtgagacTGGATctagaagtaaatttttttaatctgtcacataaaattaaatcttacactaattctcacaaactttatttccaaattcaccctcgtttatctccaaattcacttaaataaacaacaacaaaaaaattatcccCAAATCCTTTCAAATTTACTTAATTACTCTCTTCAAATCCATCAATTACtctcctcaaatccactcaagtgaataAATTGTTAGAAGCAAATGattcaagaataagaaaaagtgtAGTGCTAGATCACGATTCTCAACCTATTACTTTTTTGTCCAAGAAATTAACTCAAAATATTAATGTCAACATtagttcataattttattacttgtCTTTTAAATCTTAAACTATGGTATGTATTTAATACTTAAGGAGGGACTATATCATTTGGTTACTTGtgtaattattttctcttttataccATTTAAACAATGTCATTTAATATTTGCAATACTATAATGggatttaacttaaaaaaataatataaatatatttaatgagatgcataattttctttcatatattttttagttgaatagttttattctttaataattaaaaatcatttatttattcaatagaataaataactgaatactttttcttttatttaaataattaaacatatgttttaatattacttttacaattatatatatatatatatatatatatatatatatatacacatatagcTTTatcgtttttattttgtaattaattattcataaaatcataaaactatacatattttaatgtaataaaaaaaagcaataagaaaaaataagcaCGTTTTCGTCAGTAAAATAAagctttatttatatattttgaaaaatatgtaattccatacaatttttgtaatatttatatattttaaaagaatatgtaatcccatatattttttacaaaaatacaatcaaattgttaaaatttttataaaggtAAACTTTATCCTTCTAAACAtactttttaactttaaaataattcatttttcaacactttcttaaaaatatttatcacttAATTTTCAGTTACACAATAATCAATCTTTTCCAACCACAATTGTGGTATATGATGAAATTATATACGAATATACTTTGAACCATccataaaataacaaaaatggaACATACCAGGAACTTAATAGgttagataaatataaaaccATCCATATTACAACTCTTAACTAAGTATTTgttaaaatgtgttttgttcATTCATCCTAATTACTacaattaacataatattttccTGTAATTTTAACaagttaaatagaaaaaaaataaataaaagaagaagaaacgaTACTTTCTAAGCTAGTTGTTAACTGCTAGTGCTAATTTGTCACAGTAGTTGATAGAAGAAGCTGTTGAACTCAGCCTCAACGAGGGTGCCGTTTTAACATTCGAATCAATAGTCATAATCATCATCGTCTTcgtcaatttcaatttcacacTTCTGCAAGCATATCGGTCAcgcactttcttttctttccccAACCATCCTTGTCACGCTTTCTGCGTGATCATCACCATGTATATAACAAcgtcctcttcctcttcctcttcgcTCCTCGGAGCAACCACACCCAAACTCCTCTCTTCCTCACCTTCTAGAACCTTCgtttttcctccttctttcactCCATACTCTTCCCGCAATTCCCTCCGCTCTTCCCTCCTGCGGTGGAGCCACCGCCTCCACCACGTGTCTCCCCTCACTCTCCGTCCTCCAATCAGAGCCGTTGCTCCCGCCATCGAACGCTTCCACCGCGAAATCGCTAACACGGGTGCTTCGCTCCTCCTCTCTCGCAATTCTTAAGCATTTATGATATTCATCTCGTATCcgttcattttttaatttccgTTTTGAATTTCGCGTTTTGTTATCCATTTCATTGCATTCTGTTTAGCTTTCAGACACGAGCTTgcggttttagtcatttttgattattttttttttaattttacagtttttgagaagaataaataatatatgtcaGCAGTGTGAATCTTTTTACACTGTCATTGAATGACAAAATGGTCATACAATGGATTGAAAGTTTCCGTGTGAGTGTATGTCCGTTAAACTACTTTTCAATAGTTGAGGATTTTAATCACAAACATTTATCTAATGTATGATACGAGTGACATTATAAAATtgtggataatttttttattgactgACAttgtaaaactttttatttgagTGGGCATGACTATTAaactgtttttaaaatttaagatttaatgTATCAACATTTGATTTGAGGAGTGGTGTGATTTGCACCATCTTATCAAGCTGTCATTCTGTGGATTTATAAGATGAGTTCAAGTTTCTAATGTAGAGTGCTGATTTTATGTTCCCGTAAATGTTCATTTCAGCCAACGAAAATCCTTTCAAGGGAAACTTGACGAGTCTCCCCAAGCCGGGTGGTGGGGAGTTTGGAAAGTTCTACAGTCTTCCTTCTCTCAATGATCCCAGAATTGGTAATTTGCTGACATGGCCTTCCTGACTTTGTTCATGCTTTGAACATGCTATGTGTTAAGTATGATGGGGCTCTTGATTAAAATACATGATGTCAGTACTTTCATGTTTGTATTTTCTGTGTAATGTGTGACAGTCGTGTTAATGATGATATCAGCTTTTCGACTGTATAACAGACAGGTTACCATACTCCATCAGAATTTTACTTGAATCTGCCATTCGTAACTGTGACaattttcaagtaaaaaaagaagatgTAGAGAAGATTCTTGCCTGGGAAATAAACTCTACGAAGCAAGTTGAGATTCCTTTCAAGCCCGCTCGTGTTCTCTTGCAGGTATCTTGTTGACTTCTGGAACCTGGATACGGCGAAATAGTTATGTTAGGGATGGGTGATAgttgtatgttttgttcttttgaaCATCTTTCTTCACCCCAGGATTTTACTGGAGTGCCGGTTGTCGTTGACCTGGCTTGCATGCGTGATGCTATGAATAAGCTTGGCAGTGATTCAAATAAGATCAATCCTTTGGTACGCTTCTTGCTTATCATTTGCATGTGCTTTTGTTCTGTATAAATTCTTGATCACAGTCAccaaagaaatttcaaaatttaactgTACATGGTGTGGTGCCTGTACCTTGAACTCATAATTACTTTTGTAATGTTACACCTTTGGGGAATCTGGTGTTGGGGTGTTTAAAGTATGTTAGTGGAAGGAACTCAAGAGTATCTTGAGGAGACTGGTGggaaaatttcatttaaattaaatgtgatGCAAATTGTTCTAAACCAGTTTgtctttaaaacatttaaactagcgtggtttatatatatgtaaattatttagCTTAATGTCAATTTGTTTCAAGAAGAAATCTGATGCTCtagaatttgaaaaaagaaaaacactgtATTAGACAGATTTTCCTTATGTTTTATGTTAGAAGTTATTCTGACTTCCTAGGTATAATTACGGACAGGTTCCTGTTGATCTTGTCATCGATCATTCAGTTCAAGTTGATGTTACAAGGTCAGAAAATGCAGTGCAGGCCAATATGGAGCTTGAATTCCAGAGAAACAAGGAGAGATTTGCTTTTCTTAAATGGGGGTCAACTGCATTCCGTAATATGCTTGTTGTTCCTCCTGGTTCTGGTATAGTACATCAGGTAAATTTGGAACTATATATGCTAAATGACTTCATTGAATTTAGttgttcatttttaatttatgtcgGGGACTTTTGGTTTGATGTCTTCAATTCCAGGTCAATCTTGAATATCTAGGAAGGGTTGTTTTCAACAACGAGGGCCTCCTCTATCCCGACAGTGTGGTTGGGACTGATTCACATACAACTATGATAGACGGGCTTGGTGTTGCTGGATGGGGAGTTGGAGGTATTGAAGCCGAGGCAGCAATGCTTGGTCAGGTGCTTTATCCTGTGATCTTGATATATAAACATGCACTGCAATGCGTGTAAATATTAATTCTATTCCAAATGCTACTAATTAATGGATTATAATGACACATTGGACtctctttgtatttgtttatttgcTCTATCTTGAAGTGTGCTGATTGCATTGTTGGGTGCTATGATTCTTAATAGCCTATGAGCATGGTTTTGCCTGGTGTTGTGGGGTTCAAGTTATATGGAAAACTGGGCAATGGTGTAACAGCAACAGACTTAGTTCTAACTGTGACTCAAATTCTCCGAAAGCATGGTGTTGTGGGGAAGTTTGTTGAATTTTATGGTAATTAAGTTCTCTTGAGGCCTACTATCTcataactttttccttttttttttcaacttacaTTGATTGTTCTTACTAATTAACagttatttgttttgttatCTAGGTGATGGTATGGGTGAATTATCTTTGGCTGATAGGGCCACTATTGCTAATATGTCTCCAGAATATGGTGCCACCATGGGCTTCTTCCCTGTGGATCATGTTACTTTGCAATATCTAAAGTTAACTGGAAGGAGTGACGAGAATGTAAGTACCATGTATctgttcatttattttttgcTAATGCGAAGGATTTATATATCTATTGATCTTCATTTGTCTGGACACAGGTGGCCATGATAGAGTCTTATCTCAGGGCAAACAAACTGTTTGTTGACTATAATGAGGTAATGTTGGTAGCATTATTGCCCTACAAACTTGTCCTTTTTCAAAACGACTGATGCATGTATATATGTTGGAGGTGTAGAACTCTAATTTATTTTCCATGAATTCAGCCTCAACAAGACAGAGTGTATACATCACATCTTGAATTAAACCTTTCCGAAGTTGAACCATGTATTTCAGGACCAAAGAGGTAGCAATattctgtgtttgtttgtttcccTGTATTGCATTATAggttttatttcactttttattctattatcgatatattctttaatattaaatgatattctTTGTAGACCTCATGATCGGGTGCCTTTGAAAGAAATGAAGGCTGACTGGCATGCTTGTCTTGATAACAAAGTTGGGTTTAAGGTTAGTAATGCTATGATAACAGAGTTtggttttataagaaaaaaatttgtagTCTACATGTTGAATTAGCTGTTGGTAGTTAGTTGTAAGAAAAATCGCTATTTTCTACTCTTTTGGTTGTGATAAAATGCTAATTAGGTTTTTAATCTCACATTCAGTATTTGTCTTCTGCAATGGACAAATTAATAACATTGTTTGATTACCATTGGTTGTTTACCTGTGttaaatatgatgaaaactatatttgggattaatttcccttgtgttaaatacacacatagggttctctatttataatagaagaaatatgggctaggcccaaaatacaaataagaaaataataaataataacaaactaactaaaagataaaagataaagataaaataaagataaatataaactaaatataatatatctaacactcttcctcaagctggtgcatacaaattgtatgtaccaagcttgttactaatataatccataaagacttaATGAAAATATCTGCGACGCCAAAATGCTAATGATTTGAAAGATAACATAGAAGACAAAATACTAACCCAGAAGActcccctgagcaacaaatctgggaggttgctccatgtaaatctcttcttgcaaatcgcccTTGAGGAATGCCaataaagaggtaattgttggagagccaccatggctataaataaactaacaacagACCATCTTTTCCATGGGAAAAAGCATATATGGACGGGTCAAACGCAATGGTGATAAAAGAGAGGACAAAAGAGACAGCAGTcgaagaagccatggatgaacAGGAAagagaaactataaaaataaaaaattctccaATTAAGGCACTTGAAAAaggcaaaagagaaaaagagcaaCCTCGATGCTCTAAATAACTACCAAACATGCCACAATGCACGACGAAAAAGGGAGCAAATCCATAACTTTAAAAGGAACTCCGATGAAGGCGTCGTTAATGGCATGGTAGTCACCTGGCCGAGACGATCAAAATTGTGTGATCGTCGGTCGAAACTTAAACTCCGGTAATGACAACAATAGACAGCAATAGACAACAGCGGTAGACGACGGCGCCGCCGGTAGCAGTAGATAGCCCCACCATCAGTGGCGGATGTAGTGATAGAGGCACTAGAAACTTTTACCTCAGAGGAACcttaggctctgataccatgttaaatatgatgaaaactatatttgggattaatttcccttgtgttaaatctatttataatagaagaaatatggaataggcccaaaatacaaataagaaaataagaaataataacaaactaaccaaaagataaaatataaagataaaataaagataaatataaactaaatataatatatctaacaaccTGGACTTTCATTGTTTAAAACAAGTTGATTTTCTTGCACAAAAGTAAATACTTTTTTACAATAACCAAGAACCATCATATTCAGACGTCaacaattcttttattttaatttttttatttgtttaaattttagacCTTCAACTTGCAGATCCGTGTCGTTTACAAAAATCTATAGAATATACAATGGCCATTTTTATGATGTTTCATAAACTTACTCAATGACTGAAGCAGCAATGCTATGCTGTCATAACCAGTTGTAGTGCCCATTCGTTGCATGGGGATGTATAATGAGATAATTAATTGAGTGAATAAATTAGTTAACTGAaaattttcctattttctttcataaaaatttaCACACACGCATGCAACTAAAGTTAATCTTGCATGGAGAGATAGAAaggattatttaaatttgattttacatTGTTATGTaactacataaataaatattaatcaagtcaaagaaatttaattttttattggaaagaaaaatttaGTAAGAAGctgaataagaaaagaaattatattttgataggATACAAGGGGAGAGGACTTAATGGGTTAGAATAGAAGG comes from the Vigna radiata var. radiata cultivar VC1973A chromosome 2, Vradiata_ver6, whole genome shotgun sequence genome and includes:
- the LOC106756277 gene encoding aconitate hydratase, cytoplasmic isoform X2, which encodes MYITTSSSSSSSLLGATTPKLLSSSPSRTFVFPPSFTPYSSRNSLRSSLLRWSHRLHHVSPLTLRPPIRAVAPAIERFHREIANTANENPFKGNLTSLPKPGGGEFGKFYSLPSLNDPRIDRLPYSIRILLESAIRNCDNFQVKKEDVEKILAWEINSTKQVEIPFKPARVLLQDFTGVPVVVDLACMRDAMNKLGSDSNKINPLVPVDLVIDHSVQVDVTRSENAVQANMELEFQRNKERFAFLKWGSTAFRNMLVVPPGSGIVHQVNLEYLGRVVFNNEGLLYPDSVVGTDSHTTMIDGLGVAGWGVGGIEAEAAMLGQPMSMVLPGVVGFKLYGKLGNGVTATDLVLTVTQILRKHGVVGKFVEFYGDGMGELSLADRATIANMSPEYGATMGFFPVDHVTLQYLKLTGRSDENVAMIESYLRANKLFVDYNEPQQDRVYTSHLELNLSEVEPCISGPKRPHDRVPLKEMKADWHACLDNKVGFKGFAIPKEAQGNVVKFDFHGQPAELKHGSVVIAAITSCTNTSNPSVMLGAGLVAKKARELGLQVKPWVKTSLAPGSGVVTKYLHQSGLQKYLNEQGFHIVGFGCTTCIGNSGELDESVSSAISGNDIVAAAVLSGNRNFEGRVHPLTRANYLASPPLVVAYALAGTVDIDFEKEPIGTGENGKNVYLRDIWPSTEEIAEAVQSSVLPDMFRSTYEAVTKGNPMWNQLQVPADSLYSWDPNSTITTDHISPAGSIHKDSPAAKYLLERGVEPEDFNSYGSRRGNDEVMARGTFANIRLVNKLLNGDVGPKTIHVPTGEKLYVFEAATRYMASGQDTIVLAGAEYGSGSSRDWAAKGPMLLGVKAVIAKSFERIHRSNLVGMGIIPLCFKSGEDADTLGLTGHERYTIDLPSRIGEIRPGQDVTVTTDNEKSFTCTIRFDTEVELAYFNHGGILPYVIRSLIKE